TCACAaccctcccccccctccccatcaCACACGTACATCCGTATAAAATAATACCAGCAAACCAGGacatgcacacatacatgtataCGTGTACGTAGAGCTCCCGATGTCGGCAGACCACATTGATTTAAACCTACTTGCTCTGGTGCAGtgatataatatatatatatatatatatatattctcaCGCGGTACCGCTTTTTGGCGTTAATTTCGTAGGAGGCTTCGGAGTAAACTCCAGTCCACTGTAATGCGCTGCCCGTTTAGCTCGTTCAATGTCACTCTGTTTGACAGCATAAGTATTCTGAAGGCTTCTGTAGTGTTCCACCTTCTCCAACAACAGGGCGTATTCCGGACCGCTTAACGGGCATGATTcatcatttttcatttcttcaaatCGCTTGGCAAAAGAAAACTGTTGCAAATTTGCCGTAGAGGTTCCTGCAGCACAAAGAAGCTGCGGAGAAATGCGCCACATGTGTTCGCTACTGGTCACACTTGAACCGGTGTTACCCTTAATGGAAAAGTGGCGCAGCGAAACTCCACAAATAGGCAACCAAGCCTTTAAGCTTAACGATAGCACGcgccaaaaataaaagggaggaaatagGTTTTTACGGGGGGTTTAAATAATAgagccacaaacaccacaacgTTACCCTCTCGGTCCGTCGGGATTTTGCATAAGCGAATATCAGTGGTGATAGTGACAcgtagttgttgttgtaataacttggaaagaaaatagacCCCAACGGAGGAAGAGAACAGACTTTAAATAGGCAAGCATACCATTTTTCATCCATACCACCTTTCAGGAACATGTGCCATCGGAGCGTCACGATGTCTATTTAATCGCCACCTCCCAACTGTCGCTTTTACCTCCGACTGTAACGGCCCCCTTCCCCAAATCCTTCTCTCgcgtacacacaaacaatcTTGTTATTTCTCTCAACAACATTCCCACAGGGGTCGGTGGCTTTCCTCACTACTGCAAGTAAGCCAAAACACGTGGACACCATCCACAACTTCACACACCTCAAGTCGGCGACTGTTATGATGTGCGAGTCTTCTTTGTCCCTTTAGAAGCTTGCTGATGCTTCATTAAGGTCTCCAACTCCGTGAGTTCCTGCTGAAGTTCCATTAGTTCCTCTTCTGTCTCCGCTGCTGCCATCTTTTCCTCTAGAGCCTCGAGCCGGGCTTGCAGGGCGTTGcttgcctcctcctcctcaccagCTACTGCTGCAACAGAAGGAGTAGCGAAAGTTTCCACCTTAGATGCCGCCGGTTCAGGTGCAGTATCGGCACTGCCGTTTTTGGAAGCTGCCTCACGTGCGTGGCGACTGCGTTTTCGTATTTTCTTAACAGATTCTGAGGCACTCGCATCGGCTTCAGTGGGTGCACTGTTTtgttgcaggagttgttTCGCCTCAAGGCGGCGCCATCCCTCCACAAGCCCAACAAACTCTTTCCGCATCGTTTCCACGTTCTGCCTGTCGACCTGTGTAACGCGTTGGTAGTTGACTAGTTTCAGAGTTGGGCACAAAAAAACGACATATGCCCGGAGGCGCGCATTATCTTCGCTAATGGTAATTGGATTGTGCTCAATAGAGAGAATTTCCAATTTCTTCCAGTgtgaaaggaacaaaagatCACGCAGTTCCCGGAACTCGTTGTGGTCCGCTACGAAGGCACGCAAATTCGGTAGCACAGCTGCACATGTTGCTTCACTCACATGTGTAAGACGGTTACGGTGCACAACAAGCGTTTGTAACCGCAGCATCATCCTACTCGCCGGTTTGGCTGAGCCGTTCTGAGCCGCTGCCGTCGCTAACGGCGCGCTGTCGCCAGGAAAGTACTCCAGCCGCGCCAGCGGGTTTTGCGAAAGATTCAGTACGTCAAAGCTGTCATTCAAAAATGTAAGCGTGTGCTCCTCAAGGACGGTTATCCCGAGGCCACGAAGGTCCAATTCGCGCTGACGCAACGCATTGGTGAACTGCGGTGCCCGTCTGATGGTGTCAAGAGTCAGCCTCATAAAGTGTTTTTGCCTTCGGGCTCTTTGCCGTCTCTCGTCTCAACCACCTCAGCCTGTAACGAAATCAAAGTGAGGGCATTTGATGGTAACGTTATTATGAGATTAGTcgagaaagggagaaggaacAATAAGATAAAAGGACTGACGTACGTTACCTCAGCACGAGGTTTTATTACGTGAAACATGTACAGTTTCGGCGACACTAGAATGGATGCCACCCCCCGAAAAGAGATTTCACGGTAACACCATGGCAACCAAATGTGAAAACTACGCAATAAAATACGCTCGACAACaaacgaaataaagaaaaataagtgcACAACAGAGTCcgcacccccccccccaactcACCAACTGGGAGAATTACTTGCATGTAGAGAAACGTATGTGCGGTCGCTACGCCCCACAAGTCTCCCCTTCCCACTGAGACTAAGCCACCCAACAGAAGTGGAAGTAAGAAACACCTTCACCTCGGATCGCAGCATCCACAAgtgcttgctttttttttttcaatgcACGAGCCTTCACAAACTGTGCAAGCCACTAAGATTCGTGCGAAGTCTTAGCCTCTTTGTCCTGCTTTATGAAAATGCGACGATACCCCTTCAGCTCACCCTTTTCGTTATGTATAGGCTCTAATCTGTAAGATGACATGGGTGCTGTATTTGGTTGCAAACCTTGTGTCAATTTGTCCATTGGCGCCAATGTCGGAGCAAAGTACGCAATGCCTAAAGCAAGTAATAGCAGTGGCCCGGCAAGTACAAACTCACGGAATCCCATGGGAATATGGGCATAGCATGTTGCGATACGAAGAAGATATGGGTTCTTCTTTGGTACCGGAACTGCGTTAGCAATACCCTGAGATGTGGAGATGGCACTTGACCGTCGCTGCACCTCCTCGCTCATGTTTGCTGCACACGGGAAGACCCCCTACGCTTTGATAGCAAGGTTACTACTAATACCCTTCGTCAGAGCAGGAATGATCACTTCGCTTCAGATCGAAACACTCTGCGTTCTGTAATGGGGAACTAATCTTTCACAAACCCCACCTACAAGGGCAGACGGCACTTCGCTTCGTTAACTTGTCCTcggtaacagaaaaaaaaagtaattgaTCATAGAGGTGAACGAAGGTCATAAGGGCTACGCACTCTAGAATGAACCATGCAGGAGAGTGCGTTATACGTGCTAATGACGCAAGGCGAGAGGGTAAAGGAGGTCACGCATGGATGCTATAACTCTCTTCTGAAGGTACATAGCTTCTGCCGTTGTCTCCGTTTGGGGGAGTGATGGAACCattactactattattaccattaccGTTACAACGCATATACAAGTATACATATGAATACACATACTTGTACATGTCGTCAAAGATACTCATGTTTACGTTACGAAATGCACCACTGCGTAATTCTCGCTGTTGATTTGCTTCTCTTACAAATCCACCATAACGCTCGCCTGCAGGTTACTCGACATCACGACTTGTGGTTCAGCCGCCTCAGATGTAGTGCGCACCAACTGCACTGCCAAGTTCATAAATTTCGCCGTGCTCACCCCAGAAATACGCACTCTACCATTTACGCTCCCGACTTCTTCACCATCGAGATCTCCACGATTTCCAGCATTGGAGGGACGAAGCGTGAAGACAACATAATATTTATGTTCGCCGCCGTCAGTTGGTCCCCCCAGCACAAGGCCCTTATCGGTTAGAGGAGACAAGGAAACAAGGCCATCTGCTATTGCATCCccattcttttgtttctcttcctcgGTGAAAAGATACAAGACAATCGGTCCCCGCTTCCCCTCTTGGAGTGGAACAAGGGCACGGGCAGGTAATGCGGTGTGGGCAGCAAAGAGTACAGTCAGTACGGAGCTCGGCAGGTGAAAACATGAGTCGTTCGGTCCTTGTTGCTGCGACAGAGCAAGGCGTAATTCTTCCACGCCTGAGtgcaaaaggaggaaaacaggCCGCTGCAATATCAGGAGCTCACCGGATGTGGATTCAACCGCCTCTTCAGAAGAGTCAACAGCACCACGGGTGAGGGCATGCCATACACGATTCGCCTCTTCCGCACGCCTTTGCTTCCGCCAGCTAAGCGCTGGTGCCGCTCCCTTATGACCAACCCGGACATTTTTACTACCTTCTTTCTGGCCACCTAATCGcacctccctcttctttatgACCGCAAGGGCAATATGATAACTATGCAAACAACCACCAACACAAGCGAGCTCTTCTGCCCCAATGCTCCCAGTGCCTTCCACCGTGTGTGGAACTCTTGCACTCCCGCTACCGGCACTGTCCCCATTACCCTCCACACACATAGTCGTGCATGCGCCAGCCTCCATAACGACAAGATCCCGTGAAAATTGAAGCCGATTGCTACTAGTCACAGAGGCATATTGAACAAATAGCTGACGAAGTGACTGAGCTACGAACGGTATTTGAAGCATTCCACCGCACAGCACCACCACGTTAATTAACTCCTCCTTATCCTTATCGCCCGGTGTTTCTTGTAAGTACTCCCGAAGTACCTTCTCAAACCCGTCAAGCACACCCCACTCACCACGTAAAGATGCGTTAACCCTCGTACGAGAAAATGTGACATTATCTCGCAGGTCTACGCCCTCTGCAAGCGCCTCAATCTCTACCGGAACCTGAGCTGCCTTGCTGAGTgcaagtttcttttcttccacagCCATCAGCAACCGACGCTGTGCGCGCGCCGGAAAGTCAGCGAACGACTGGTAACCCAACACTCGACGTTGAGTCTGAATAAAGTTCTTCGCAAGACAGTCGCGTAAGGCCAAATCAActgcaacaccaccaccgcagATATTTGACGCTAAATAGTACGTTTTGCCGCGTGTGTTATGACCAGTGGGTGCTGTTTGGCTTGCACGAAGAAAGCGTGAACGCATTTCACTAAGCAAACAACCTCCCTCGAGACGGTGTGCTGTCAGTGAAACACCGAGGGCACCCCAATCCACTACAAGTACACGCGCTGACGGCCACGCCGGGGCCGGTTTCGTGGATTCCACCACAGTGGGCGGAAGCAGGAAATGGTGGCCAGCCATACGATGAGATTGATGGGGTCGGCATGGCAGCGTGTCCATTCCTAGTAGAACCGCTTCATCTGCAAATATCACTGAAATATGAGCCGCGACCGATCCCAAATGGGATCTTCCAACTGCATTCCTCACCCACTGAAGTGAACTGCAACGCCTGGAGAACGGCGTGTCTTTTCCATCACTGTCTGTGCCGCCTTCTTCTGCAGAATCGCTGTTGGCACCCTTTGGAGAATCCGTCTCAACGTCCGGTGCCGCTGCTTCAGGGAATAGGTGTCGCGGGACCACAACGGTAAGCACAACTCTCGCTTCTTGATCGTCACTTTGCGTCGATTTCTCTTGGTCTGAGTCGGCGGCGGTAGCGACAAGGCCACACGCACCATCGATTGTGTGCCGTTTAATATGATCGAagaacatcaccatcattTCATCCGCCGGTAAGAGAGTTTGCTCCTTCGCTGCGCTgccatcatcgtcatcatcaccttCATGTGGTGGCCGAAATCCAAACCGGAGTATATCACTCCCATCTTCACGTTGGAAGGGACAATGTCCTTTGTAGTGTAGTTTAGCAGCAGCCTCAACGTCCCTCTGCAACAGATTCGTAAGCGGTTGATCTAACGGAATATCATCACTGCCGTCGTTGTTTTCATCGTTACGAAAAACTCCCGAACCCCGACGCTGGTACTCGTTGGCAACAGCTGCAAAAGCAAAGAGGTATGGCACAACGACCTGCGGTGCCCGTGCGTACAGAGCGCGTGCATCTTCACCAAAAAGAACCTCGTTGTTTTCTGCAAATGCCGCCATCGTGGGGGTTACACGGTGACCAGAGGAATTTGCGATAACGCGGACGGGCACTGAGCTTTCGATTCCCGTTTGTGTAGCGCTGACAGTTGCTACAGCAACAATAGTGCTCGTGGAACCCAATGAAATGCTTACCGCGTGCATGGTAAAAGGGATTATTTAAGACGGTGACGAAAAATAATGtctccctccttcccttggTGTTTCGCTTACTGTCAAGGGTGAACTTATGAAAATCCCCAAGCGCCGCCACGTATATATACGTCTTTATcgtcccccttccttttctttgtttttttgttcagtCCAGCTCTGCCTAGCTCCGTAATGTTACAGTCACCACACTAATTTGTTCCCTCTTTCAAagcaataaataaaaggaaaagggtacGTTCACATGGGTGCTCATGTGAAAAGATATATGGCAGGGCGCATGTAATGAACC
This region of Trypanosoma brucei gambiense DAL972 chromosome 10, complete sequence genomic DNA includes:
- a CDS encoding U2 small nuclear ribonucleoprotein 40K, putative is translated as MRLTLDTIRRAPQFTNALRQRELDLRGLGITVLEEHTLTFLNDSFDVLNLSQNPLARLEYFPGDSAPLATAAAQNGSAKPASRMMLRLQTLVVHRNRLTHVSEATCAAVLPNLRAFVADHNEFRELRDLLFLSHWKKLEILSIEHNPITISEDNARLRAYVVFLCPTLKLVNYQRVTQVDRQNVETMRKEFVGLVEGWRRLEAKQLLQQNSAPTEADASASESVKKIRKRSRHAREAASKNGSADTAPEPAASKVETFATPSVAAVAGEEEEASNALQARLEALEEKMAAAETEEELMELQQELTELETLMKHQQASKGTKKTRTS